The Pseudoalteromonas translucida KMM 520 genome segment AAACTTACCCGAAACAACTTGGCAAGCATGTTTAAAATACCGTATTTGGGGAAACTTTAAATAAATAGTAAAAAACAAACCAACCCCTAATAACACATAAGGAAACCATACAGCTCCTCCTAACATGCCATCTAGGCTATCTAAAAGTTGTCCGAATGCATCCACGCTAAATTCCTCTTATTATTTTATTTTTGAAATTGCTGACTAAACATTCGTTAAGCCACAGTTTATTGTGCCGTTGCGCACTTGTTATTTTTGTAAGTGTTGTAACAAAAAAGGGCAACATTTTAATGTTGCCCTTACCTTATACTAATTTATCTTAATTTATCAACGACATTTACGATAGCCGCTAAAGTATCTTGGCCAAATTGATATGAACGACGATCTGACCAACCATAATCTGGGTCGGGTAAGTCGTTATTATCTTTAAATGGCATTTCTACTGTATAGGTAAGCGCCTTAAATTCTTCTGCTGTTGCAGATGAACCTACTGTAAGGTTAGCTTGCCCTGGCTCGTCTTTAGGGTAACCATGCTCGTCTTGAAACTCTGGAGTAATGGTTAACAAAGCAGCTTTAAAGCTATCTTCTAGATCTTTTAAGCGCGCATCGTAACTTGGAATGCCTTCACTGCCGGCTACAAAGTTATACGGGATTGCTTCATCACCATGAATATCAAGGTGCATATCTAGGCCTGTTTCACGCATTTTATTAAGCACTAAATAAACTTCGGGGCTATTTTCCATACTCGGCGTTTGCCATTCACGGTTTAAGTTAACGCCTTTAGCATTAGTACGTAAGTGCCCACGAGCACTGCCATCTGGATTCATGTTTGGCACAATATAAAATACTGCTTTTGATAGTAATGCGGCAGCATGCGGGTCTTCATCATCAAGTAGTTTGTGAAGTATTCCTTCTACAAACCACTGCGCCATTGTTTCACCCGGATGCTGGCGAGCGGTGATCCAAATGTTTTTCTTATCTGCGCTTGGCTCACCAATTTTAAGTACGCTCATGTCGCGGCCATCAAGGGTTTCGCCTAATGTTTCTAATTGGCAAATTTGCTGGCTTTGCGCCCACGTAAGTAAATCTAAGTGACGCTCATAGCTATATGGTGCAAAATAAGCAAAATAAACACTGCCGCACTCTGGCTCTATTTCAAAGCTTAATGTGCCATTTTCGTAGCTTGAAGGTACACGAAACCATGTTTGACGGTCATACGATGCAACTGCCTGATAGTCTACCCAACCATCTGGATAAGCTGAGTTTTCGAGCTTATTTATGTTTAGTTTATGTAATTGGTAAGGAGTTGTTTCTAGACGAAAATGAAACCACTGATAAAATTCAGACTGGAAATCGTTATTAATCTCTAACTGGATATTTAATGGATCGGTGGCTTCAATAACCTTAATATTACCACTGTCGAAATTGCTGCTGATTTTCATGACAAAAAACCTATAAGTTGACTAAGTGTCTCTGGACTGCATAAATAGCCAGGATGTAAGTACGCTGCGATTAGCCGTATCTAATGTATAAAGCGTACCATAAGCGCTGCGCTTTAAAAATATTGATAATCAAAAAAGCCAGCAAATGCTGGCTTTTGTATAACGACTAATAAATTAGTGAGGTAAGCTTGGGAATGCCACTTCGGCCATATCGCGCATACAACGTACCACTTGGCAGCTGTAACCAAACTCATTATCGTACCAAACGTAAAGTACAATACGATTGTCATCAACAATCGTTGCTTGCGAGTCAACCACACCAGCGTAACGACTACCTACTAAATCAGTAGATACGATTTCAGTAGAAGCGGTGTAATCAATTTGGTCGCGCAAGTCTGAGTGAAGTGCGGTATCGCGTAAAAATGCGTTTAGCTCTTCTACCGAGGTGCTCTTTTCTAAATTTAAGTTCAAAATAGCCAGCGACACGTTAGGTGTAGGTACGCGAATTGCGTTACCCGTTAGTTTGCCTTCAAGCTCTGGTAGTGCTTTTGAAACCGCTTTTGCAGCGCCTGTTTCAGTAATTACCATGTTAAGCGCAGCAGCACGGCCACGACGGTCTGCTTTGTGGTAGTTATCAATTAAGTTTTGGTCATTAGTATACGAGTGAACCGTTTCTACGTGACCATTTTTAATGCCAAACTTATCGTTTAATGCTTTAAGTGTTGGTGTAATGGCATTAGTTGTACAGCTTGCTGCACATACAATTTTGTCTTCAGGTAAAATATCTTTGTTATTTACACCATATACGATGTTTTTTATATTACCTTTAGCAGGAGCCGTTAATAGTACTTTAGCAGCACCTTTACATTCCAAATGCTGACCAAGACCTGCTTCATCTTTCCAAATGCCTGTGTTATCAACAATAAGTGCATTGTCGATACCGTAAGCTGTGTAATCTATTTCGCTAGGAGAGTTAGCGTAAATAACCTGAATGTAGCTACCATTAGCTTTAATTGCATTACGTTCTTTATCAACAGTGATAGAGCCATTAAATGGACCATGAATTGAATCACGACGTAATAAGCTGGCACGTTTTTCAAGGTCGCCATCTTTACCACCACGCACAACAATTGCGCGTAGGCGTAAATCAGCATAAGGACCTGATTTTTCAATTAGTAGGCGTGCAAGTAAACGGCCAATTCGACCAAAGCCATAAAGCACCACGTCACGTGATTCTTTAGCCGGTAAATCAGCAATTTCAGCAAGCTCATCTTTTACAAACTCTTCAACAGAACGACCGTTTGCAACATCATTATACAAATAACTATAAGCCAGCTTACCAATATCGATACGTGCAGAATTTAAATCCATTTTGCTAATCGCTTCTAAAAATGGGAAGCTTTCACGTAAACGTAATTTTGTACCTTCAAACTGCGCAACTGATTTGTGAGATTTGATAATTTCAATTGGGCTTGCATTTACAAGTGGACGGCCATAAACAGCAATTTCGATACCACGACTACGATAAAGCTTACCAATGATTGGTTGCATGCTTTCTGCGTAACCTTGGCGTTCTTGCCAACTATTTGTGTATTCTAACTCGTGAGATGAGGTCATTTTATTTACCTAAGTTAAACATTTTTGAACGGATAGCCCTAGAGCATTTAACCATCAAAAGTTGAAATAATTTCGACCCTGATAAGTCAACGCACTCTAGTGACTTCCCTATTCTAATTTAATCTTGCTTTATTCTCTACTGTTAGAGGCTAATTGATTGCGTTAGAATAACATTATATTAATATATTTAAGGGTTGAGGATGATTATAAGACTAATAGCAGTGCTTGGAGTACTCACCCTAGCCGGATGTGAAAAGCCACTAAGCTTGGCCCAAGTATGTAAAGAAACGCCCGGGTTTTGCAACGATCTAAATAAAGATAATCATTGCAGAGAGCAGCGCTCTAGCACTATTTTGCAGCGTTATATAGAATATAAGCACCCAACGGATGAAAATAAATATCAGCTACTTAAAGAGTTTGAATCATATAATCAGTGTATTACGCTTGCAGCTAAAATTGAGCATATAAAATTAAAAGAAAAAAAGACCTCACGTGTAGAGGGTAAATTAACCAGTATTAAAGAAATGACGCGATTATATCAAGACACTAAAAATACTAATCACCCAGGCTTACTTTATTATCATTGGTCGCGTAATAACGATCAGCGAGCACTGACTAAGTTTTTAGCCTTGGAGCATGATGAAAGGGTGACAACAAGTGCTGAAATGCAACTTTTTTTGGCATCGTATTATATTAAGTTTGATGATGATAAAACGATTGATTTGCTCTACAAAACATTAGAGCTTAATAAAGCACAGCAAATACCTGTTCCCGAGGTGTTTACCTCTTTGGTCAGTTTGTTTTATAAACAACAAAAGTATAAGCATGCTTATGTTTTTTCAAAAGTTGCGCAGATGTCGGGCATAGAAAACGTTGATATATTTGCTGTAGAGCAGCAATTAGCAAGCAGCAGAAAAAACCTTGATAGTTTAGATTTATTAGCGCAACAAACTTTTCAGCAAATTCGCGCTGGTAAGTTTGTATCACCTAGGGAGTTTTAAGTAATCTAGGCGTAGTTAAATAAAACATTAATAATAAAAAAGGCAGCTTACGCTGCCTTTTTTATATTACTTTGCTTTACTTGTGCCCACTTCTACTCGGGTTTTAAGTTTTTGCCCAGGTCTAAAGGTCACCACGCGACGCGCCGAAATAGGAATATCTTCCCCTGTTTTCGGATTACGTCCCGGTCTTTCTTTTTTATCACGAAGATCAAAATTACCAAATCCAGAGAGCTTAATCTGCTCGCCTTTTTCAAGCGCTGAGCGGATTTCTTCAAAAAACGCTTCAACTAAATCTTTGGCATCTTTTTTATTGATCCCGAGTTTTTCAAATAGGTGTTCAGCTATGTCGGCTTTAGTAAGCGCCATATCTAGTCCCTCAACGATGCATTAAACTGTTCGGCCAGTGTGGCCACCACGTTATCAACTACTAGATTGATATCTTTCTCTTCGAGTGTTCTATCAACCGATTGCAGTGTTAGAGCAATCGCCAAACTCTTATAATTTGGCTCAATACCTTTGCCCTTATACACATCGAATAAGTTTAGGTCAACTAATTGATTTCCGCCAACTTTTTCTATCGCTGTTAAAATATCGCCAATATTTACGCTCTCTTGCACTAAAATCGCGATGTCGCGGCGATTTGAAGGGAATTTAGACACCCCTGCAATTTGCGGTAAATTTCTTTTTTCAATTGCCGACATTTCAATTTCAAACACAAATGTAGCATTATTGATATCTAACGACTTTTGCACTTGAGGGTGTAAAGCACCAAAAAAGCCAACCTTTTTTCCAGCAACATAAATTACCGCTGATTGACCAGGATGCAAACCATCTGACTGCTCTGCTTTAATTTCAAAGCGGCTGACATCATTGGTAATTGCCAGTAGTGCTTCCACGTCACCTTTCACATCGTAAAAATCGACGTTGCGTTTTTCTTCAACCCAATGTTCGCCATGCGCAAGACCGGTAATTACACCGCCAATTACTGGCACTTGGTTAACACCGTTTTCGGCATTTTCGTCACTTAAAAATTTAAGGCCGTGTTCAAATAAACGAATACGCGGTTGCTGACGATTTTGGTTATACGCTAGCGACGCCAATAAGCCCGGCATTAAGCTTACTCGCATTGCCGACATTTCAATTGAAATTGGGTGCGGTAATACTAGCGGCTGACTTTCTGGGTGCAAAATAGCTTGCGCTTTAGGGTCTACAAAACTGTACGTAATAGCCTCTTGATAGCCACGGGCTACTAGCGTATTACGAAACTTACTTAGTGCGATAGTCGCTTCGTTATGGGTGGTCATTTTAAGTTTAGCAGTCGGTGCAACATTAGGAATACTGTTGTAACCGTAAACACGTGCCACTTCTTCAATTAAATCTTCTTCAATACGCACATCAAAACGGTAACTAGGTACATCTGCACTCCAGCTGTCGTTTTCAACTTTTACGTTAAAACCTAAGCGGGTTAAAATATCAGTAACTTTCTCATCTTCAATATGATGGCCAATAACACGGTCTAAACGGCTACGACGTAAACGAACCTCAGTCACTTTAGGTAGCTTATCTGCGGCAACGGCTTCAACCACTGGGCCTGCTTCACCGCCTACTATTTCAAGTAGTAACGCTGTTGCACGCTCTATTGCATCATGCTGTAGCGCAAAATCAACACCACGCTCATAACGATGCGAGGCATCTGTGTGCAAACCATAGCTACGCGCTTGCCCTGCAATTGCTATAGGGTTAAAGAATGCGCTTTCAAGTAATATATCAGACGTTTTATCTGTAACACCCGATTGCTCGCCACCAAAAATACCCGCAATGGCTAGCGCTTTATTATGATCGGCTATCACTAATGTAGATTCGTTTAATTTAACGCTATTACCGTCAAGTAAAACCAGCTCTTCACCGGCATTTGCACTACGCACTTTAATACCACCTTCAATTGCATTTAAATCAAATGCATGCATTGGGTGGCCAAGTTCTAGTAATACATAATTAGTAACATCGACTACTGGATCGATTGAACGCACACCGCTGCGACGTAGTTTTTCAACCAACCATAACGGCGTTGCTGTATCAAGGTTAATGCCTTTGATCACACGACCAAGGTAGCGAGGACATGCATCTTCATTAACTAATTCAATCGATACTTTATCGTCAATTGTTGGTGTAACCGCTGGAATTTGTAATACGTTTACGTCTATGCTGTTAAGTACGCCCACTTCACGGGCTAAGCCTTTTATACCTAAACAATCACCACGGTTTGGCGTCAAATCAACATCAATAATATTATCATCAAGGCCTAGGTATTCACGTAAATCTGTTCCTACTGGCGCATCACTTGGCAATTCCATAATGCCATCGCCTTCTTCGCTAATACCTAGCTCGACAAAGGCACACAACATGCCATTTGAAGGTTGGCCACGTAACTTGGCTTTTTTAATTTTAAAATCACCAGGAAGCACGGCACCAACAGTTGCAACCGCAACTTTAATGCCTAAACGACAGTTTGGTGCACCACATACAATATCAAGCAGTTCATCACCACCGACATTAATTTTGGTAACGCGGAGCTTATCTGCATCAGGATGTTGCCCACATTCAACAACTTCACCTACCAAGACACCATTAAACTTTGCTGCTGCAGGTGTTACACCATCAACTTCTAGACCAGCCATAGAAAGCTGTTCCGACAGAGCTTGCGTATCAATGGCTGGATTAACCCACTCTCTTAACCACTTTTCACTAAATTTCATATTATTGTTTCACTCTTAACGGAACTGGTTTAGGAATTTTAAGTCATTTTCAAAAAATGCACGTAAATCGTTTACGCCATAACGCAACATAGTTAAGCGCTCTACACCCATGCCAAAAGCAAAGCCGGTGTATTTTTCAGGATCAATGCCCACAGACTTAAGAACGTTTGGATGTACCATGCCACAGCCTAATACTTCTAGCCATTTTCCGTCTTTACCCATTACGTCTACTTCTGCTGAAGGTTCTGTAAAAGGGAAAAATGAAGGACGGAAACGAATTTCCATGTCTTCTTCAAAAAAGTTACGCAGGAAGTCGTGTAAAATACCTTTAAGTTCAGTAAAACTCACATCTGTGTCGACCATTAAGCCTTCAACCTGATGAAACATAGGCGTGTGCGTTTGGTCATAATCGTTACGATATACACGTCCAGGAGAAATAATACGCAGTGGCGGTTGCTCAACTTCCATTGTACGTATTTGTACGCCACTCGTTTGCGTACGCAATACCAGCTTAGGGTTGAAGTAAAAAGTATCGTGATCAGCACGGGCAGGATGATGCTCAGGAATATTTAACGCATCAAAGTTATGAAAGTCATCTTCAACTTCAGGACCCGATTTAACTGCAAAGCCTAACTCACCAAAAAAGCTTTCTATGCGCTCAATGGTACGTGTAACCGGATGTAAACCACCAGTAGGCATAATACGCCCAGGTAATGTTACATCGATAGTTTCAGCGGCTAGCTTTTTTTCTAGCGCTTTACTGGCTAACAGCTCACGTTTATCGTTTATAGCAGCTTGCACATCTTGTTTAGCTTGATTAATAACTTGGCCCGCTTCTTTGCGTTCTTCAGGGGCAATTTTGCCTAACGTTTTAAGTAAGCTGGTGATCTCGCCTTTTTTGCCAAGGTAATTAACCCGCATTTCTTCTAACTGCGCGATTTCACTGGCACTGGCTACCGCCTCAAGTGCTTGCGCTAATATATTTTCTAAGTTCATTGGATACCTGATCTTTCACAGAAGGTGATTGCTGTTAAGTAATAACTTATGATAACTGAAAGCAGTGCCTAGATTCTAGACCTACTAGAGCTTTAACGTTGATTTTATAAAAGGAATTGTTAATTTTCGTTGTGCGGCCATAGATGCATGATCTAATTTGTCTAATACGTCTAGTAATGTCCGCATATCACGGCTTAAGCGCGTTAATAAAAATCGGGCGCATTCGTCACTTAGCTCTAAGCCGCGCATTTTTGTGCGTTTAACTAAAGCTTGTGCTTTGTCGTCATCGCTCATGGAGCGAATTTGCAGTGTAGTTCCCCATTTTAGCCGCGATTCTAAGTCAGGTAAGCTAATATTTAGCATGTCGGGGAGTAAGTCTGCGGTCACCACCAACATTTTTTTAGGCTCGTTAAAGCGATTAAAAAAATTAAATAAGGCCTTTTCCCACGCATCATCACCCGCTACCAAATGCACATCATCTATGCATAAAACATCAAGAGCTTCTAAGCCTTCTAATACCATAGGGCCAAAATCAATAACTTCTCGCATAGATAACAGCATATTTGATAAGCCGCGCTCTTGCGCTTGAATACACGTAGCGTACAAAAGGTGAGATTTCCCTGAATCGCCCAAACCACATAAATACGTGTATTGAAAAGATTGCGACAATTTTGAAAAACTGTCTTTTAAATGGCTTACTTCTAAAGAGTCCTCACCACCAAAGTACGAAGTAAAGGTTTCGTCATCGGGCAAAGTAACCGGCAATGCCATTTGCATTGGTTCATGAGTTAGCATTACTCACCAATCCATTGATACTCTAAACTGTTTTTATCAACAACATGATAAAAAGCACTTGGATCAACATAATCTCTAAACGCAGCATCAAGCCCTAATGCTTTTTTTAAATCAACCACACTGCCAGTGTGATTAAGTTTGAACTCAACTAAATCTGGGGTTTTTCGTATAATAGTAGCCTGAGTTACCACACTTAAATTTGATAATCGGCGTTTAGCCAACTCAATATCAACAAAGCTTTGCGTACCTTTTAGGGTTAAAGTTGCTGCCGCTTGCTCGTAATAAGCATTTGGATCAATTGCATATTCATCAGCTAGCCCTTTCGCTAACGTATCTATCATTTGCGCAACAACTTGTTGTTTATCACCCGTTAATCTATTTAATTCAAAAAGGTCATCGTTAGTAAATCGCCAATCTAAAACCCAATTTTCACTATCTGGTTGTTTATACATTCTGGCGGTAATACTGCGCTCAGCACTATAACGCTTAGACGCCTCTTCTACTGGCTCTGAAAAATTACCCCATACTTCAGGAATACCAACTAGGCGTCTGTCTTGTAAATCAAGTAAAGGCACCACAACCGGCAAACCACGTCGCCCTGCTTTATCGTATATTAACTGCTCTAGTTGTGGGTAGCTTTCTTGAGTAACTAGTTCTCTGCGCCAGTTATCTTCAATTCCTAACCATATTGCAATTAATGGTCGTTGCACACCCCATAAAGGTAAGCCGAGCTCTTTAATTAATGCATTAATTTTTCGCGCTTCAAATTTAACAACAAGTTTTAAGTTACCGGTTGTACTCTCGTCGTACTCAAACTTGAGCATGTAGTCTGAAATATCTTGAGTTTTTTGTTGCGCTAAGCTGTTTTGATCAGCACTTTCATCACCGCTGACTTTCACTAAAACATTCAGCAATGCCGTACGACTTGCTGCCAAACGCGTGTCTCGAGTTTTATCATCAACTTTTAAAATATCTTGATAAAGATCAGTTACTTCAACCGCCGATGCAGTAAAGCAAAATATAATTGATAAGGCACTTAATAATAATCTATACACAGGCTGTTTGTTCTTAGTTTTAAACTAATTTGATCCTAAATCAAAGCAACTCACAAAGCAAAATTATATTTGGTTTGTGGGTTGTTAGGACCTAGCACCGTTTAATTAAGCAGTGGTTTTACCTAGTGATGTAGCAAGGCACATAGCAAATGCGGCATAACCATTGGCCGGTGGTGATATTTTTATGATTTGAGTGTCGGGAGTCGCGTTGCTTGCCCAACCTGCGAGTTAGGAGGATGTGAGTGTACATTAATTGCACTACCCTCACTTTTCTGCAGACGTAAAAAAGCCCGACTATTTCTAGTCGGGCTTTCTACAATTTGGAGCCTGGCAATGTCCTACTTTCACATAGCAAATGCTACACTATCATCGGCGCTGTTTCGTTTCACTACTGAGTTCGGCATGGGGTCAGGTGGGTCCAAAACGCTATTGTTACCAAGCAAATTAGGGCGTTAATTCGTATTCCTACAAATTAACTGAATTTGGAAAATATCTGATAATATTTTTTAAGTCTTTCTTCAGTAATATCTACTTTAGTTATATTAACTTCTTGCTTGAACTGTCGCATAAAACGCGTTTGGCGTTGTATGGTTAAGCCTCACGGGTAATTAGTACAAGTTAGCTTAATGCCTCACAGCACTTCCACATCTTGCCTATCAACGTTGTAGTCTCCAACGGCCCTTCAGAGAGCTTATAGCTCTAGTGAGAAATCATCTCGAGGCCTGCTTCGCGCTTAGATGCTTTCAGCGCTTATCAGTTCCGAACGTAGCTACCGGGCAATGCCATTGGCATGACAACCCGAACACCAGCGGTTCGTTCACTCCGGTCCTCTCGTACTAGGAGCAACCCCTCTCAATTCTCAAACGCCCACGGCAGATAGGGACCGAACTGTCTCACGACGTTCTAAACCCAGCTCGCGTACCACTTTAAATGGCGAACAGCCATACCCTTGGGACCGACTTCAGCCCCAGGATGTGATGAGCCGACATCGAGGTGCCAAACACCGCCGTCGATATGAACTCTTGGGCGGTATCAGCCTGTTATCCCCGGAGTACCTTTTATCCGTTGAGCGATGGCCCTTCCATTCAGAACCACCGGATCACTATGACCTACTTTCGTACCTGCTCGACGTGTCTGTCTCGCAGTTAAGCTGGCTTCTACCATTACACTAACCGTACGATGTCCGACCGTACTTAGCCAACCTTCGTGCTCCTCCGTTACTCTTTAGGAGGAGACCGCCCCAGTCAAACTACCCACCAGGCACTGTCCGTAACCCCGATTCAGGGGCCAACGTTAGAACATCAAAACTACAAGGGTGGTATTTCAAGGTTGACTCCAACAAAACTAGCGTCTCATCTTCAAAGTCTCCCACCTATCCTACACATGTAGGTTCAATGTTCAGTGCCAAGCTGTAGTAAAGGTTCACGGGGTCTTTCCGTCTAGCCGCGGGTACACAGCATCTTCACTGCGATTTCAATTTCACTGAGTCTCGGGTGGAGACAGCGTGGCCATGGTTACACCATTCGTGCAGGTCGGAACTTACCCGACAAGGAATTTCGCTACCTTAGGACCGTTATAGTTACGGCCGCCGTTTACCGGGGCTTCGATCAAGAGCTTCTCCCTAAGGATAACCCCATCAATTAACCTTCCGGCACCGGGCAGGTGTCACACCGTATACGTCATCTTGCGATTTTGCACAGTGCTGTGTTTTTAATAAACAGTCCCAGCCACCTGGTCACTGCGGCTCCCGTCCGCTTAGAGAGCAAGTCTCATCACAGATAGGAGCGTACCTTCTCCCGAAGTTACGGTACGATTTTGCCTAGTTCCTTCACCCGAGTTCTCTCAAGCGCCTTAGTATTCTCTACCTGACCACCTGTGTCGGTTTGGGGTACGATTCCATATAATCTGAAGCTTAGAGGCTTTTCCTGGAAGTATGGCATCAGCAACTTCATCACCTTAGTGACTCGTCTCGTGTCTCAGGTTTAATGTTCGTCCGGATTTACCTAAACAAACGCCCTACTCACTTTCACATGGACTACCAACGCCATGCTTGCTTAGCCTGCTCCGTCCCCCCATCGCAATTATATCGAGTACAGAAATATTAATCTGTTTCCCATCGACTACGCCTTTCGGCCTCGCCTTAGGGGTCGACTTACCCTACCCTGATTAACATGGGATAGGAACCCTTGGTCTTCCGGCGTGGGAGTTTTTCACTCCCATTATCGTTACTCATGTCAGCATTCGCACTTCTGATACCTCCAGCATACCTCCCGGTACACCTTCAACGGCTTACAGAACGCTCCCCTACCACTCATCCTAAGATGAATCCGCAGCTTCGGTGCATAGTTTAGCCCCGTTACATCTTCCGCGCAGACCGACTCGACCAGTGAGCTATTACGCTTTCTTTAAAGGATGGCTGCTTCTAAGCCAACCTCCTGGCTGTCTGGGCCTTTCCACATCGTTTCCCACTTAACTATGACTTTGGGACCTTAGCTGGCGGTCTGGGTTGTTTCCCTCTTCACGACGGACGTTAGCACCCGCCGTGTGTCTCCCGGATATTACTTTACGGTATTCGGAGTTTGCAAAGGGTTGGTAAGTCGGGATGACCCCCTAGCCTTAACAGTGCTCTACCCCCGTAAGTATTCGTCCGAGGCTCTACCTAAATAGATTTCGGGGAGAACCAGCTATCTCCCGGTTTGATTAGCCTTTCACTCCTAACCACAAGTCATCCCCTAACTTTTCAACGTTAGTGGGTTCGGTCCTCCAGTTGATGTTACTCAACCTTCAACCTGCTCATGGCTAGATCACCGGGTTTCGGGTCTATACCTTGCAACTATTCGCCCAGTTAAGACTCGGTTTCCCTACGGCTACCCTAATCGGTTAACCTCGCTACAAAATATAAGTCGCTGACCCATTATACAAAAGGTACGCAGTCACCCAACAAGTGGGCTCCTACTGCTTGTACGTACACGGTTTCAGGTTCTATTTCACTCCCCTCACAGGGGTTCTTTTCGCCTTTCCCTCACGGTACTGGTTCACTATCGGTCAGTTGGGAGTATTTAGCCTTAGATGATGGTCCACCTATATTCAGTCAAAGTTTCACGTGCTCCGACCTACTCGATTTCACTTAAAATGTCTTTTCATGTACGGGACTATCACCCTGTATCGTGGCGCTTTCCAGCAGCCTTCCATTAACACATAATAAGCTTAAGGGCTGTTCCGATTTCGCTCGCCGCTACTTTCGGAATCTCGGTTGATTTCTTTTCCTACGGGTACTTAGATGTTTCAGTTCTCCGCGTTCGCCTCGTTAACCTATGTATTCAGTTAACGATACCTGCAAGCAGGTGGGTTTCCCCATTCGGAAATCCTAGTCTCAAGTGCTTTTTACTAGCTTGACTAGGCTTATCGCAAGTTAATACGTCCTTCATCGCCTCCAACTGCCAAGGCATCCACCGTGTACGCTTAGTCACTTAACCATACAACCCCAAACGGGTCTTTGTTGTGTGACAGTTTAACTTCGCCAGAAGTCAATATTGAATACTAAAGTAGATACCAATCAATCAACTCATAAGAGTTAACTAAATGGCACTGAATGGTACTGCTACCATTCTTTTTTTACTTTTGAAAACTCTTGATAAATACAATGTATTCATCAGAATTTTATTATCAGCTTTTCCAAATTTTTAAAGAGCAAGAGAAATAAAAACTTCTCAAAATTAAACACACTTCATTCTCAGGTCGTTTATGACCCGATAAAGAATATTTATTTTTAAGAAGTAAAGTGGTGGAGCTAAGCAGGATCGAACTGCTGACCTCCTGCGTGCAAGGCAGGCGCTCTC includes the following:
- the pheS gene encoding phenylalanine--tRNA ligase subunit alpha — protein: MNLENILAQALEAVASASEIAQLEEMRVNYLGKKGEITSLLKTLGKIAPEERKEAGQVINQAKQDVQAAINDKRELLASKALEKKLAAETIDVTLPGRIMPTGGLHPVTRTIERIESFFGELGFAVKSGPEVEDDFHNFDALNIPEHHPARADHDTFYFNPKLVLRTQTSGVQIRTMEVEQPPLRIISPGRVYRNDYDQTHTPMFHQVEGLMVDTDVSFTELKGILHDFLRNFFEEDMEIRFRPSFFPFTEPSAEVDVMGKDGKWLEVLGCGMVHPNVLKSVGIDPEKYTGFAFGMGVERLTMLRYGVNDLRAFFENDLKFLNQFR
- the hda gene encoding DnaA regulatory inactivator Hda; translation: MLTHEPMQMALPVTLPDDETFTSYFGGEDSLEVSHLKDSFSKLSQSFQYTYLCGLGDSGKSHLLYATCIQAQERGLSNMLLSMREVIDFGPMVLEGLEALDVLCIDDVHLVAGDDAWEKALFNFFNRFNEPKKMLVVTADLLPDMLNISLPDLESRLKWGTTLQIRSMSDDDKAQALVKRTKMRGLELSDECARFLLTRLSRDMRTLLDVLDKLDHASMAAQRKLTIPFIKSTLKL
- a CDS encoding DUF2066 domain-containing protein; protein product: MYRLLLSALSIIFCFTASAVEVTDLYQDILKVDDKTRDTRLAASRTALLNVLVKVSGDESADQNSLAQQKTQDISDYMLKFEYDESTTGNLKLVVKFEARKINALIKELGLPLWGVQRPLIAIWLGIEDNWRRELVTQESYPQLEQLIYDKAGRRGLPVVVPLLDLQDRRLVGIPEVWGNFSEPVEEASKRYSAERSITARMYKQPDSENWVLDWRFTNDDLFELNRLTGDKQQVVAQMIDTLAKGLADEYAIDPNAYYEQAAATLTLKGTQSFVDIELAKRRLSNLSVVTQATIIRKTPDLVEFKLNHTGSVVDLKKALGLDAAFRDYVDPSAFYHVVDKNSLEYQWIGE